TCTATAGTATTATCCTAGTAGTGCATGCTAATTGGAATTTATCGTTCCACAATATCAATCAAGATAATAAACTAGCTGCTGCTTCCACTGCAATGTCATTAACAAAGTACATAAAGAAATGCCAAGTAGATTCAACCTACCAGTTGAATTGAGACTTACCGTTTTGGATTGTGATGGAATTCAAGCTCCCAAGATTCAAAcccaaaagataaaataaaattcccaAGTGACTCAAACAAAGAACTAGTCGAATAAACACTATGATATACAGTATACAAGTCGAAAACTACACTATGAGATATAGTGTATTCtaaatacaatatttttctcttcaaaccaaaaaaaaaatgcaataccTTTGGGTATAGGACTTGAAGAAGCTGACAGAAGGTCCGTGTAGAAGTGAAGGGCTCGACTTGCAATGGCTCACAAATTGCTTCAGCTCTTCTATCTTTTTCGCATCCATTCGGTGCGTCGGTTGCTTTTCTCTCGCTCTGGAAGGCAATTGGATACTTGGAGTCTTCCCGACTGGGTGAGTTTCCATGGACTTTAGCGCCGACCGTCGTCGAAGACAAAGCCACTTGACATGGGGTGGACGTGCTGCTCTAAGTGGAGAAGGGTACGAATCGTACGATACCAGATTGTCATCGTCCATTGACCCAGAATCGAATTCCTGCGGCTAGTGAAAATGAAGCAAAATTTCACTGTCAATCTGATAGCAGGCTGTAGCGATTTCGAGATGAGTAATgttaaaagtgaaatgatagTTATATAGTTGTTAGTTTGTaagtattgtataattattttaaaaaatatgaatgaatataaaatttatatgaaaaaaattaatttttaataataaattttaattcttttaaaacgaTTTTAcgttatttacaattttataattgtatataaaattactcaTTATTCTTTATTTGTAATTTCACTAATGGAtgtaaatagatttgtaaataaaTAACACTAGTCGATGATCATCAAATATAGATTTGGTTAAATTTGAATTcaactcaatttatttattaaatgaattaattgaaaatatgaatttttataaaattcaaatcgACTCTTATAAATtggaataatttattatttactaacttttataatattattatctttaatgttgtagtgaaaatatttgaaaaaaaataagagaaaattatgttactaATACTACTTGTGTTTGCTTAGACCTTTATGAATAGTTTGGAGATagaaatacaattataatataaatagtctACTTTAACATAATTAAATGGGTTATGAACAAGTTCGATTTCGcttaaataataaatcaatCGTTCATGAATATAAAACATGTGAAAACCACCTCCTTGCACACATACAACTTAAACTAAGGTTCTGTTTAGACACTGAGATTTctcagataaaaattttgagttttaagattaaatattaaaatattatattttaatattattattattttgagatttgaaaaagtatgaaaaaagttgaattgtttattatattttgtatggaaatttgagaaagttgtaatgatgagatgagaattctttATGTCCAAACAGTACCTAAGATGCAGCTATAAATAGGATTCAGTCCAGAATTGGAGCGGCGGTGAGAAACTATGAAGGAATGATTATTGTAATTATGAGGAAAAACAAGTGTGTGTGTTCCCCGATTCTTTACTAGCTAAAGCTTATGGGGCATTGCAAGAAACAACTTTTAGTTTGGAATTGGGATTAAGAAAGATTATACTTGAAGGGGACTTGCTACAAatcattaaaagtttgaaaaagtatGATGTTAAGAgcattgttaatggattatgcatatataaaGGATAACTTTAatgaatgtaagatgaatttaaattttggctaTTCCATTTACATAAGTCTCCATATTagaataactattttttcattatataacaataaaataatataagataaatttgattttgactatttacatcaaatctctatattgaattatttatttattatatagtaatgagtaattaataatttaaaaaatatttaatttttttaattattaatttattttattttatcatattttactatttaatttaaataaactcACGTGAATATTGTGGAAGTAGatagagagaagaaagagagttataaaaaattaataaaaaaacgtACAATACTTATCAAATTTGGTTTTAGATTTGGATTTACTATAGCTAAAAGTTACTGTAGCTGAAatttggctaatccaatgtgatgGTTTTTACACTCTAGTTGCTATTTGAAGATGGTTTTTTATGTTTAGATATACCAATGAGCTACATAGCttcctttaaaatatatatatatatatatatataaatcataactGTAATATTGGATATAATCAAGGACATATATGCCCTCTAGTAAAAAGTAAGacccactattaaaaaaaaaatgtgaacttCTTTCGAATGGAGTGTAAATCCCGAGTGAGAGCCGCCTAAAAAACACACTTTTTATAgtagtttcatttttttcaaaatgattagatgaaacttACATATCTTAAACTTATATCCAGcattattctaatataaataagtGATTAAGTCGAACTCGACTAGTATTCTACTACAAATTAAATGAACAGTCTTGGCCACACCCTACTCGTTCGAATTTGACTCGTTTACATACACCCTTAAATgtgacatattttaaaaatgcaaaatgtaatttttaCCTACTTTCCGTTCTTGTTGCAATTCAGTCATAGACCAATACAAAATGTACATATTCTCTTTCATGATGAGTATATTCGCCCTAGTTGCTATTATAGTCCCTAGAACAAAGTGCAATATTTCTTACATAGCACGTAATCACCATGGATTGAGCATACAACAGTTATATTGCATgcaactttttttctttaataaggGAGATAGGGTGCAAGTATTCAATCCTTTAAGCCACATAATTTTGGATAATTTTGGACAATTTCATATGCAAACTATCATAAATGCATGCACTAACATCACAAAACCCACATTTCCAACTACCATCACTCGCCAAAAATGTATTCCATATGAAAGCCAGTGGATGCAGATAATGAGGATGAAGTCAAACAATGTAATTCCCATTGTTTGGCCACAAAGAATTCacatctcaaacacaaaattctcatctcatcattacaacttttccaaatccccatacaaaatataataaacaattcaactttgttcctactttttcaaatttcaaaataataataatattaaaatataatattttaatatttaatcttaaaactcaaaattctcttcTGAAAAATCTCAGTTGCCAAGCAGAATACTATAATTCTACAGCATAATGAATCGGATAACAAATTAGAAGAGTGATCATAAAGCTATCAAGCTAGAATGACTTTATATTATAgtttcaataataaaataaataaaataaataaaaaaaaaaagctaaataTTATTTCTGTCATATATGTCAAAACTTGGGGTGAAAAGAATAGAGCTTGACATTTAATGCCAATGAAGATCTTTCCTTTAATCACTGAAAGTAGTGTTTTGCAACTCTTATTTGCTCCCCATCTTTCTGGCTAATTCATTGCTGTGAGAGGAGATGCAGCAGTTGGTCTACGAGCGGTGCAGTCTGGAGATTTCTGGCTGATATTGTATGGCAACATGTGCATCACCCTGAACACAAGCAAAATTTATAGCTGAGAAGTTCCAGTTCTTAACACATCATAGACCCCTTTAATAGAATCAGTGGACAACTTTGAAcaccaaatttttatttatctataatCTGAGTTTTTGGCCATGAAGATCAGCGTGTATATATCTGTAAGGTGCAGCAAAACATAAGGACACATTTGAACTGACCACACGTTTGAAATTCCACtacaaaacccaaaaatcatgAGCTAATTTAAGGTCCTATGGCCTGGGCCAAATCGAAAATGGTATGTAGCTCCTAAACATCCAGGCGCACCTATTCATAAGGCACTTGGGGAAACTGACAACTGGTAAGTTTCTCCCAGTTGAATCAACTTGGACAATGAGAATATAAATCATCATGAAAAGGAAAAGTGAAATAGTAATTACCTTTCCTTGCGCTTCTCTAAAAATCGAGCCAATGATGCTTTGCGCGCTTGAGGCAGACCCACtgtaaacacaaaataaaatgcaatatGTGATGCTGGTATCAAGCTATACGGTTTATTATTTCAACAATGAAACTGCATTGTGCACAAGACACGAAGTTATACCTGTTGGGATTAAGGTTTTGCCAGCACATTCCACCCAACTGACTACTTTGGAAGTCACTAAATGATTGGGGGGAAATGATGAAGCTTCAATTGGTTTGACTGTCTCCAATTCGTTGGTTCTACTTGCCCCTACTCCAGACTGAGAACAAGCTTGGGATGAAAGAGAAAGAGGGTTTGGCAGCCCTGGGAACAGTGGTGTTGTATGGGACTGGTTTTTAATCACACCATCATGTGGGGAAGGCTCTTGGGCTGTTGAAAGTGTCTTATGATATGATGGAGAAGACCCCATTCCAGCCAGTAACATAATGGCCTGAGCCTGAGTAGAgacaagaaattttaaaaaataaaaataaaataaaataaaattcagatTCCATTCAATGGTTTAGATCAGAGAATGTCTAGAAAGATATATAGAATGTCTAGAAAGATGTATACCTTCTCAGCAGTAATATCATCATAAACTCTCACTGAACCAGCATAAAAGATAGTCAGTTGAGCAGGTGCCCCAGAGGATTTGGAAGCATTCCTACAAAAGTTCAATCTCAATTGAGCTCTTCGACATCATTCTAAATGATAGGTTTGATTCAATATCTTTAGTGAACTTCcattattttacaaatctttCGTAGTTTTCTCATTCGAAATTGCAAACACAAAAATACTGGACATTTGCATACCTGAGGCCAGTGGTACCAACAATGGAATCTGTGGATGGAAGAAGAGAAACAGGAGCTACAATTCTTAGAGGTTGTGGTTTTATGGTAGAGCCAACCACGTTCTGGCCCATGGGAAAATGATGAGATTGGAGCACAGTAGTGCCCAAAGCAACCGCATTCCtttgattttgtggatatttttcCTGGGGGCAATGAACTGAATGAGCTTCATAGTATTGTCGAGGATAGACAGTCTTTGCAGAGTGGTTCCCCAGTTGCTTATCCAAAGtcaaattcttctaaaaaaAGTACAAGATCAGATTGGGAAAAATATCAATCCATTCAGAGCATATATTGCATCAGAACAATGTTCAAACTTCATTCCAGCTAACATCATCAGCATTAGAAAAAGAGTGAAAATACTATTCACTGGTCCTAACATGCAAAGCCAAGGCAAAGATATGAACCTGGATTATGCCAGAGTATGGTTGCTGGTTAATGTTGAAAACATCAGCAGTTGAAATAGTCATGAATCCAGATGATGCCAGTGATTCCTGCTGAGTCTTTCTGGGCCTGGCTTCCTGAGAAGTCCCGAAAGACAGGAACTGGGGTCCGGCAGAAATCTTGTTAGAGAATGACCACTGCATCCCTGAACCTCTCATATGAACTGGAAAACAGAGAGTGCAAAATGAGGCCCTATTAAGTACGTGAATGATTGAAACTCATAAATGAACTAAACATCATAtggtataaatattatataatcccCCCACCCTTCCAACATTTCACCATATTAATAACAAATTCCTTCAATtcctaaaaactaaaaaagtgGAAACTTGATCCTCTcaaaaagaacagaaaatcaACAGCACCTACAAAACTATGTGCTAACAAGAATCATGACCTTCTTAAAGTAAGGACAAGTACCAGAGTCATGTTTTCAAGGCATGTACTTTTTTCTGGTAAAAATATTCAGTAAGGTTAGAAATCCCATTagcatgaaaaatatttaacaagaAAGTTCACTACAAACAAAAGAATACAGCACATTGTCAACTTACTTTATATGATGCTAAAAAACAAAGTGCTAGAAAACAAGTTATACCCTCAAAGAGTAGGATCTATACTCATGAACTTACTCTTTATAACAGCCAAAACACTTTTGAACAATTGGTAAGATAGAAGAACATTGAGCTTAACGCTTTTCGATAAGGAGCATAAACAGTAAGATACATTATGCTATATATCATTGTTTATGGCAAACGTTTCTTTAGGGAGTATATTATATTGTAAACACAGGTAGCGCGGGGCTAGGCCAAGCATTGCTTTTGAGAGAGCTAATTAAGAACTATAAAacaaagaatttaattaatcctTGTGAGCATATCCATTATTTAACTGCAACTTTAGCTACAAAAAGATCCTACAAATTAACGTGATTTGATATCATAAATTAGattgaaaaattacttttattgaaaagtagatctaacgtatcacaTGAAGCCATGTTGCGGATTTACGATCTATTTATAACTATACACTTCTCTTTTAACAAAGACAATAATTTCATTtaagaatatattttattgcaGTATTTCTCATAGCTAGTTGAGGCACTAGTTTTGGGGAGAATAAAAATATGTTCTTTTGATAGGCAATTCAACGTGACATATTAAATTAGCATACCCAATAAGCACCTCATGCTTATGTTTATTTGgttctaaataaattaaacagggAAGTACCCATCTCGAGTATCTACAACGCGACAAACTAAAGCTGGAAtagtaaaattaataaaaataaaaccttttttaattttggaaaaacaattatttaaaaagcaAAAGGAGGTTTCTACAACCATTCAAAGAAGAATCGATCATGTTATTCCATATGGCTCATTATTCATTGGTTAATattcaaaagaataataagaataaaataaatacaataaaataaaataaacgagaaaatgaaaatatatatatataaaaaaaaaacagctgcCATGTACTACTTGTACCTTATGCGAGCTAAATATCAagactaagtattttttttttttcactatttaTGATTTCAACAAATCAAAACCACGACCTGCAATAAACTATTTGTAGCTAATGCGGTTTAAACTGGGGAAAATGATACGCATACAAGAATTCCCACGCTTTCCTATCAAGCAAACagaggggaaaaaaaggagTTAATTTAACACCTCTTTACAAACTGAAACTCGGTATAATAAGCAAAGCAGCAGACTGGACGAAATTTTTCAGAAGCAGATTTGAAAAGAGAAACTGAACAAGTACCATACCCGAGTTGTTAGAATCATCATTGGCCTCCTCTTTCACATGAGAAGCCGAAACATTTTTGGAGCTCAAACCCAGAAAGTCCCTCTCCATATATATCTGTGTCTTTCAAACCCAACAAACAAAAGCTTCACCAACGGAATCACTTACCCTAAATAAACCTAAAGCCCGCAGAAAacgaagaaagaaacaaaaagcgAAGCTTCTAAACCatgtaactaagtaccagagAGAAAATGCTTTTGCGTCTTAgtaccagagagagagagagagacagagcaaCAAAGGAAGGAAAGCCAGAAATTAAAGAGAGTGCAGAGTCTGTAGAGACTGTGACATGCAAGCTTCTTTGAACAGTAATAGCAATATCGTTTCtctccaaaaaaagaaaaaacaaaaaaaaaaaaaaaggaaacttgGACCGTccgatttaaataaataaataaaatagaaagatgCGAGAAGGCGAAATTGTGGGCTCGTGAGTCTCGTGACCTGTCGGTCGGTGCAGTGTGGGGGACCGTTGTGTCGGGCATTCTATTAATAATCTTCACACGATACAcgttacatataattttttttttattattaaatatgtagtgtatatataattaatagtataattcaattaatttaaaaaaattcaaataaatatgatatataatgaACGGTACTACAGGCACAGTTGGTGGCTCCAGCTCGAGCCGTTaggtaaaatttttttttttttcaaatttttttttaatacttttaaatatttttaaaaaatataaaaaatttataataatattgaaaaaaattttcttaatcattaaataaaaaaaaaaacctagcgATGGCCGAGCCAGGGACCACCAACGGTGGGCAAAGCATTTCCCGATGTAtaatatgtgaaaatgatgactaataaaaccttaaaaattttaagaatttaaaagaggaaattaatacaattttgattgttacaatttattttaattttctaaatatataattgatcaaatttataatgaaaacttacatttttgtcttttgtaaattttaatttaaagacTTTCTATCTATGATTTTAAAGAGAGATAAATAGCAATACATCTTGAATAAAACAGAATTTTCTTCCTTTAAACACTAAATAATATGCCCTTTGCAATAATAATTAGTTAGAAAGGGTTGTCTTACTATTTTACCTCTTAAAAAATAGTGTTTTTGTAAgagttttgattttaaaattcacataatctcaaatatatgtatttacaattttacatataagatttattttattttaaaaataaaataaaataaattttttaatttttaatatatcaataactgatatatagataattaatattttttataaatataattaatattttttttaaatatattattttattataaaatataattattaataaaattaaaatagcgTTCATCTTCTTAAAAGAGATAAGAATCAGATAAACTTCATccattaatttttgtattaattttttttttaaaaggggaAAATTTTGGACCAGAAAGTCTTAAAAATCCCGAACCTTTTTATACCAGATTAGTTGGGTCAATTGAGTGGTGGTGACCGGTCGGTCAGGTGTGGTGACCGGGGTTGCGGTAACCACGTGCGCGAGCGAACCTCGGAGGAGGACTTAATAAGGTGACACGTGGCAGAAAACCTgggatttgttttaaaattatgttttgtttagcTGTGACGCTAGTAAAGGCTCCGCCAGGAAATAGAAGTCAGGGAGATGCTTCTCCTGCTGGCTACTGCTCTGAGCCATGGCCCTGGGATTGTCAGGTGACGCGTCAAGAGAGTCTGATCGCTCAATCATATTGTGCCGCGTGGCGAATTCTTCGA
This is a stretch of genomic DNA from Carya illinoinensis cultivar Pawnee chromosome 15, C.illinoinensisPawnee_v1, whole genome shotgun sequence. It encodes these proteins:
- the LOC122297736 gene encoding protein TIFY 6B-like isoform X2; the protein is MERDFLGLSSKNVSASHVKEEANDDSNNSVHMRGSGMQWSFSNKISAGPQFLSFGTSQEARPRKTQQESLASSGFMTISTADVFNINQQPYSGIIQNLTLDKQLGNHSAKTVYPRQYYEAHSVHCPQEKYPQNQRNAVALGTTVLQSHHFPMGQNVVGSTIKPQPLRIVAPVSLLPSTDSIVGTTGLRNASKSSGAPAQLTIFYAGSVRVYDDITAEKAQAIMLLAGMGSSPSYHKTLSTAQEPSPHDGVIKNQSHTTPLFPGLPNPLSLSSQACSQSGVGASRTNELETVKPIEASSFPPNHLVTSKVVSWVECAGKTLIPTVGLPQARKASLARFLEKRKERVMHMLPYNISQKSPDCTARRPTAASPLTAMN
- the LOC122297736 gene encoding protein TIFY 6B-like isoform X1, with translation MERDFLGLSSKNVSASHVKEEANDDSNNSVHMRGSGMQWSFSNKISAGPQFLSFGTSQEARPRKTQQESLASSGFMTISTADVFNINQQPYSGIIQKNLTLDKQLGNHSAKTVYPRQYYEAHSVHCPQEKYPQNQRNAVALGTTVLQSHHFPMGQNVVGSTIKPQPLRIVAPVSLLPSTDSIVGTTGLRNASKSSGAPAQLTIFYAGSVRVYDDITAEKAQAIMLLAGMGSSPSYHKTLSTAQEPSPHDGVIKNQSHTTPLFPGLPNPLSLSSQACSQSGVGASRTNELETVKPIEASSFPPNHLVTSKVVSWVECAGKTLIPTVGLPQARKASLARFLEKRKERVMHMLPYNISQKSPDCTARRPTAASPLTAMN
- the LOC122297736 gene encoding protein TIFY 6B-like isoform X3, with translation MERDFLGLSSKNVSASHVKEEANDDSNNSVHMRGSGMQWSFSNKISAGPQFLSFGTSQEARPRKTQQESLASSGFMTISTADVFNINQQPYSGIIQEKYPQNQRNAVALGTTVLQSHHFPMGQNVVGSTIKPQPLRIVAPVSLLPSTDSIVGTTGLRNASKSSGAPAQLTIFYAGSVRVYDDITAEKAQAIMLLAGMGSSPSYHKTLSTAQEPSPHDGVIKNQSHTTPLFPGLPNPLSLSSQACSQSGVGASRTNELETVKPIEASSFPPNHLVTSKVVSWVECAGKTLIPTVGLPQARKASLARFLEKRKERVMHMLPYNISQKSPDCTARRPTAASPLTAMN